In Streptomyces alboniger, the following are encoded in one genomic region:
- a CDS encoding helix-turn-helix transcriptional regulator, whose translation MDGDLGDFLRSRRARIQPADVGLASHGRRRVPGLRREEVAQLAGVSVDYYIRLEQGRGPSVSDAVLDAIARVLRLDETEHTYLRTVARPRPRPPKDKSAAQRVRPGLRLLLDTIDRAPAFIFGRRMDVLAWNALGDALNGWSRLSPAERSVPRQVFLEDAARGCHPEWEAVAAETVAYLRMDAARCPGDTELCALVGELSVKSEAFRRLWADHQVKEKTHGVKRINHPVAGELILPYETLTLPGDPEQTLVVYLAEPDTEAAERLAMLGSWALSAP comes from the coding sequence ATGGACGGCGATCTCGGAGATTTCCTGCGCTCACGGCGCGCCCGCATCCAGCCCGCCGACGTGGGCCTCGCCTCGCACGGCCGCCGCCGCGTGCCCGGCCTGCGCCGCGAGGAGGTCGCGCAGCTGGCGGGCGTCAGCGTCGACTACTACATCCGGCTCGAACAGGGCCGCGGCCCCTCGGTCTCCGACGCCGTGCTCGACGCCATCGCGCGCGTGCTGCGCCTGGACGAGACCGAGCACACCTATCTGCGCACAGTGGCTCGCCCACGCCCGCGCCCGCCGAAGGACAAGTCGGCCGCGCAGCGGGTCCGCCCCGGGCTGCGGCTCCTGCTCGACACCATCGACCGCGCGCCCGCCTTCATCTTCGGCCGCCGCATGGACGTCCTTGCCTGGAACGCCCTCGGGGACGCCCTCAACGGCTGGTCCCGGCTGTCGCCCGCCGAGCGCAGCGTTCCCCGCCAGGTCTTCCTGGAGGACGCGGCGCGCGGGTGTCATCCGGAGTGGGAGGCGGTCGCTGCGGAGACCGTCGCGTATCTGCGCATGGACGCCGCGCGATGTCCCGGGGACACGGAACTGTGCGCCCTGGTAGGCGAGTTGTCGGTCAAAAGCGAGGCCTTCCGGCGCCTGTGGGCGGACCACCAGGTCAAGGAGAAGACCCACGGCGTGAAGCGGATCAACCACCCCGTCGCGGGCGAACTGATCCTCCCGTACGAGACGCTGACCCTGCCCGGCGACCCGGAACAGACCCTGGTCGTCTACCTGGCGGAACCCGACACCGAGGCCGCCGAACGCCTGGCGATGCTGGGCAGTTGGGCACTGAGCGCCCCGTAG
- a CDS encoding SDR family oxidoreductase has product MTYTALEGRTALEGRTALVTGAASGIGEATARLLAGRGARVVLVARRAERLAELAGKIEADGGSALALTADVTGQASVDAVAERVRAAYGRVDLVVNAAGVMFPNPVTEGRTDEWQRMLDTNVAGALRIIRAFTPDLIAAAGEGGTADLVNISSIAAHTAFPHYAVYGATKAALTYLSESLRTELGPRGVRVTNIEPGLTETELRGHIDNEELSGELDGMFDAIGSLASDDVADLIAYVASRPRHVNLRQLVVLPTRQA; this is encoded by the coding sequence ATGACGTACACAGCACTTGAGGGCCGTACCGCACTTGAGGGCCGTACCGCCCTCGTTACCGGAGCCGCCAGCGGCATCGGAGAGGCCACGGCCCGGTTGCTCGCGGGCCGGGGCGCACGGGTCGTGCTCGTCGCCCGGCGGGCGGAGCGCTTGGCGGAGCTGGCCGGGAAGATCGAGGCGGACGGCGGCAGCGCGCTCGCCCTCACCGCCGACGTCACCGGCCAGGCCTCGGTGGACGCCGTCGCCGAGCGGGTCCGGGCGGCGTACGGGCGAGTGGACCTGGTGGTGAACGCGGCGGGCGTGATGTTCCCCAACCCGGTCACCGAGGGTCGTACCGACGAGTGGCAGCGCATGCTGGACACAAACGTGGCGGGCGCGCTGCGGATCATCCGGGCGTTCACGCCGGACCTGATCGCGGCGGCCGGGGAGGGCGGCACGGCGGACCTGGTCAACATCTCGTCGATCGCCGCGCACACCGCGTTCCCGCACTACGCGGTCTACGGGGCGACGAAGGCCGCGCTGACCTACCTCTCCGAGTCGTTGCGCACGGAGCTGGGCCCGCGCGGCGTACGCGTCACGAACATCGAGCCCGGCCTGACGGAGACGGAGTTGCGCGGACACATCGACAACGAGGAGCTGAGCGGAGAGCTGGACGGCATGTTCGACGCGATCGGGTCACTGGCCTCGGACGACGTGGCGGACCTCATCGCCTACGTGGCGAGCCGCCCCCGGCACGTCAACCTGCGCCAGCTGGTCGTACTGCCCACGCGCCAGGCATGA